One Nicotiana sylvestris chromosome 12, ASM39365v2, whole genome shotgun sequence genomic window carries:
- the LOC104242568 gene encoding uncharacterized protein, translating to MADNLMNGVVMDLDLNQEPMESSSGTALGLGSLLNDLETASRIEQRILQLEAVAARTWQRHRWRSQARNSSSDDIANNNVDNEKQEKGCKRDRSHLVAKALEMDLVVKKVGKDGGSGSFFDCNICLDMAKEPILTCCGHLYCWSCFYQLPYVDSSTKECPVCKGEVIDENITPIYGNGHSYCSKELVECGFKIPPRPKAHRVESVRQQRVTRGLSHIPVTEALRRIRTSIGLGDHPSQQLATGDVSSSSLSSSHELQNADPIGSRGLRSRVFPRVLSEGAASLSSELENAQQMFEDLTASLTDRIRERNNSQVLPISQVAADEDDSLRRDATIIRSERQTLDSIVETSSATSSVPSSQSNEVSDAALQLENLTDAGNLPVSRSSLSSRRRSGFSRLSDLDSGLLRETRRRRLN from the coding sequence ATGGCGGATAATTTGATGAATGGTGTAGTAATGGATCTTGATTTGAACCAGGAGCCTATGGAGTCATCTTCTGGTACTGCTTTAGGATTAGGGTCTTTGTTGAATGATTTGGAAACTGCTAGTAGGATAGAGCAAAGAATTCTGCAGCTTGAGGCTGTTGCAGCTCGAACTTGGCAACGCCATAGGTGGCGTTCCCAAGCTCGTAATTCTTCTTCTGATGATATTGCTAATAATAACGTGGATAATGAGAAGCAAGAAAAAGGATGCAAAAGAGATAGATCCCATTTAGTAGCAAAGGCATTGGAGATGGATTTAGTGGTTAAAAAAGTAGGTAAGGATGGTGGAAGTGGAAGCTTCTTTGATTGTAATATATGTTTAGATATGGCTAAAGAACCTATCTTGACTTGTTGCGGCCATTTATATTGCTGGTCATGCTTTTATCAGTTGCCTTATGTTGATTCGAGTACAAAAGAGTGTCCTGTTTGCAAGGGAGAGGTTATAGATGAAAATATTACTCCAATTTATGGTAATGGCCACAGTTACTGCTCAAAAGAACTTGTGGAGTGTGGTTTCAAAATACCACCAAGGCCAAAAGCACATAGAGTTGAGAGTGTTAGACAGCAGCGTGTGACTCGGGGTTTATCTCATATCCCAGTTACAGAAGCACTTAGGCGAATTAGGACCAGTATAGGATTGGGGGATCACCCGTCACAGCAACTTGCGACTGGTGACGTTAGTTCGAGTTCTCTGAGCAGCTCTCACGAGTTGCAAAATGCTGATCCCATAGGCAGCCGGGGACTACGGTCACGAGTGTTTCCGAGGGTATTATCAGAGGGTGCTGCCTCTCTTTCATCAGAATTAGAAAATGCACAGCAGATGTTTGAGGACCTTACAGCGTCACTCACAGACCGCATTCGCGAAAGAAACAATTCGCAAGTTTTACCAATTAGTCAGGTTGCAGCTGATGAAGATGATTCTTTGAGAAGAGATGCTACTATCATACGATCAGAACGTCAGACTCTGGATTCAATTGTGGAGACAAGCTCTGCTACGTCATCTGTTCCTTCCTCTCAATCAAATGAAGTTTCTGATGCTGCACTTCAGTTGGAAAACCTAACTGATGCTGGAAATCTGCCTGTGAGTCGATCTTCATTATCTTCCAGGAGGAGAAGCGGTTTCTCGAGGCTTTCAGATTTAGATAGTGGACTTCTTCGtgaaacaagaagaagaagattgaaCTGA
- the LOC104242569 gene encoding zinc finger CCCH domain-containing protein 14-like gives MEFGRKRTVDGAFAGNGGMKKSRNESESFTSGVGSKSKPCMKFYSTSGCSYGEGCHFLHYVPGYSAMNQISNMGSNPAVPVGRNRAPFSDGPASTMKSKLCSKYNTAEGCKFGDKCHFAHSEMEIGKPVAPAYDDFQAAGPPSRFPGYHKPSQPSPAATNFGASATTTISIDAALAGTIIGRNGVNSKQICRLTGVKLSIKEHETDSNIRNIELQGTFDQINQASAMVQEVISNVGTPTGGPKNTGPFARGPAGPFKTKMCSNFSKGSCTFGEKCHFAHGASELQKPLA, from the exons ATGGAGTTTGGACGAAAGAGAACAGTAGATGGTGCCTTTGCAGGAAACGGAGGAATGAAAAAATCAAGAAATG AATCAGAATCCTTTACGAGTGGTGTAGGAAGCAAATCAAAGCCATGCATGAAGTTTTACAG CACTTCTGGATGCTCATATGGGGAGGGATGCCACTTTCTTCACTATGTTCCTGGCTATAGTGCAATGAATCAAATATCAAACATGGGATCGAACCCAGCAGTTCCCGTTGGAAGGAATCGTGCCCCTTTTAGTGATGGTCCTGCTTCAACCATGAAGTCCAAGCTTTGCAGCAAGTATAACACTGCAGAAGGATGCAAGTTTGGTGATAAATGCCATTTTGCCCATAGTGAGATGGAGATTGGGAAGCCAGTGGCACCAGCTTACGATGATTTCCAAGCAGCAGGACCTCCGAGTAGGTTTCCTGGGTATCATAAACCATCCCAACCCAGTCCAGCTGCAACAAACTTTGGTGCATCTGCAAcaactacaattagcatagatgCCGCTCTTGCTGGAACCATCATTGGGAGAAATGGCGTGAACTCAAAACAGATTTGTCGTCTTACTGGTGTCAAGCTCTCCATAAAGGAGCATGAAACGGATTCCAATATAAGGAACATTGAGCTCCAGGGAACGTTTGATCAGATTAATCAGGCCAGTGCTATGGTCCAGGAGGTCATATCAAATGTTGGCACCCCTACGGGTGGACCAAAAAACACTGGCCCATTTGCTCGTGGGCCTGCTGGCCCATTTAAGACAAAGATGTGTTCGAACTTCTCCAAAGGTTCATGCACTTTTGGAGAAAAATGCCATTTTGCTCATGGTGCTAGTGAGCTGCAGAAGCCTTTGGCTTGA